A genome region from Geodermatophilus bullaregiensis includes the following:
- a CDS encoding LLM class flavin-dependent oxidoreductase produces the protein MHLGVDSFVAAVTDPSTGHVVGPAERMEHLLEEIELADRVGLYSFGIGEHHRPEYYDSAPPVILAAAAARTSRIRLGSAVAVLSAADPVRVFQQFATLDLIAKGRIDLVVGRGSFTEAFPLFGLSLADYDELFDEKLDLLLRIRASETVTWSGRHRPALTGQGVYPRPVQDPLPIWVGVGGSPESFVRAGLLGLPLMVAIIGGEPRQFAPLVDLYRRAGAQAGHTPEALQVGLHVFGYVAESTRAAADTIYPGWHEMFAKISRERGFAQPSRAQFDATSGPNGAFFMGDPDTIAAKLLRVSEQLGGVQRVSLQMTNPRLAHADLLRGIELLGAEVAPQVAAG, from the coding sequence GTGCACCTCGGCGTCGACAGCTTCGTGGCGGCGGTGACCGACCCCTCGACGGGGCACGTCGTCGGCCCCGCGGAGCGCATGGAGCACCTGCTCGAGGAGATCGAGCTCGCCGACCGGGTGGGGCTGTACTCGTTCGGCATCGGCGAGCACCACCGCCCGGAGTACTACGACTCCGCGCCGCCGGTCATCCTGGCCGCCGCGGCCGCCCGGACCTCCCGCATCCGGCTGGGCAGCGCCGTCGCCGTGCTGAGCGCGGCCGACCCGGTCCGGGTGTTCCAGCAGTTCGCCACCCTCGACCTCATCGCCAAGGGCCGCATCGACCTGGTGGTCGGCCGCGGCTCGTTCACCGAGGCGTTCCCGCTCTTCGGCCTGTCGCTGGCCGACTACGACGAGCTCTTCGACGAGAAGCTCGACCTGCTGCTGCGCATCCGCGCGTCCGAGACCGTGACGTGGTCGGGGCGGCACCGGCCGGCGCTGACCGGGCAGGGCGTCTACCCCCGCCCGGTGCAGGACCCGCTGCCGATCTGGGTCGGCGTGGGCGGCTCGCCGGAGTCCTTCGTCCGCGCCGGGCTGCTGGGCCTGCCGCTCATGGTCGCGATCATCGGCGGCGAGCCGCGGCAGTTCGCGCCGCTGGTCGACCTCTACCGCCGCGCGGGCGCCCAGGCCGGGCACACGCCCGAGGCGCTGCAGGTCGGGCTGCACGTGTTCGGGTACGTCGCCGAGAGCACGCGGGCCGCGGCCGACACCATCTACCCCGGCTGGCACGAGATGTTCGCCAAGATCTCCCGCGAGCGCGGCTTCGCCCAGCCCAGCCGCGCCCAGTTCGACGCCACCAGCGGCCCGAACGGCGCGTTCTTCATGGGTGACCCCGACACCATCGCGGCCAAGCTGCTGCGGGTCTCCGAGCAGCTGGGCGGGGTGCAGCGCGTCTCGCTGCAGATGACCAACCCGCGCCTGGCGCACGCCGACCTGCTGCGCGGCATCGAGCTGCTCGGCGCCGAGGTCGCCCCGCAGGTCGCCGCCGGCTGA
- a CDS encoding TIGR03086 family metal-binding protein yields MSTARDRYLRALDRVDDVVARVRPAQWGLATPCPDWDVRELVGHLADGQAQVAAMLRGTPARPGTAGRAGPDPTAAWRRARQEVVAALAAVADDAVLRTPLGELPLPALLDTAVVEPLLHGWDLATAVGSTPDLDPETVEVTLTGVRALGDRLAGTGTYAAALPVSDGMTAREQLLALTGRRPVAP; encoded by the coding sequence GTGAGCACGGCCCGCGACCGGTACCTGCGGGCGCTGGACCGCGTGGACGACGTCGTCGCCCGCGTCCGGCCCGCGCAGTGGGGGCTCGCCACACCGTGCCCCGACTGGGACGTGCGCGAGCTGGTGGGCCACCTGGCCGACGGTCAGGCGCAGGTGGCCGCGATGCTCCGGGGCACACCTGCCCGGCCCGGGACCGCGGGCCGCGCAGGGCCCGATCCCACGGCGGCCTGGCGGCGGGCCCGGCAGGAGGTGGTCGCCGCGCTGGCCGCGGTGGCCGACGACGCGGTCCTGCGCACGCCCCTGGGCGAGCTCCCCCTGCCGGCTCTGCTCGACACCGCCGTCGTCGAGCCCCTGCTGCACGGCTGGGACCTGGCCACCGCGGTGGGCAGCACGCCGGACCTCGACCCCGAGACGGTCGAGGTGACCCTGACCGGGGTGCGCGCGCTCGGCGACCGGCTGGCCGGGACGGGCACGTACGCGGCGGCCCTGCCCGTCTCCGACGGCATGACCGCCCGGGAGCAGTTGCTGGCCCTCACCGGACGCCGGCCGGTCGCGCCCTGA
- a CDS encoding TetR/AcrR family transcriptional regulator has translation MNARGSTSRDAIVRAALAGARDRGWAETSMQEVRLRAGVSNGSLFHHFPTRQDLESAVVAAGLVEHDGALLAELRASTGAREGVRGVVVRHLAWVREHPRVAVLLLSARPPVLRAAIPPEVVEDSRRFFAEVAAWLRRHGWSGQPGLPVVTALWLGPANDVARGWLTAGGEEPAGAVAAVVADAAWDALRAHLRADA, from the coding sequence ATGAACGCGCGCGGCTCGACCAGCAGGGATGCGATCGTCCGGGCGGCACTGGCCGGCGCCCGGGACCGCGGGTGGGCGGAGACCTCGATGCAGGAGGTCCGGCTGCGCGCGGGGGTGAGCAACGGCAGCCTGTTCCACCACTTCCCCACCCGGCAGGACCTCGAGTCCGCCGTGGTCGCCGCCGGTCTCGTCGAGCACGATGGCGCACTGCTGGCGGAGCTGCGCGCGTCGACGGGCGCGCGCGAGGGGGTGCGGGGCGTCGTCGTCCGCCACCTGGCCTGGGTGCGCGAGCACCCGCGCGTCGCGGTGCTGCTGCTCTCCGCCCGGCCGCCCGTGCTGCGGGCCGCGATCCCCCCGGAGGTGGTCGAGGACAGCCGGCGCTTCTTCGCCGAGGTGGCGGCCTGGTTGCGACGGCACGGGTGGAGCGGACAGCCCGGGTTGCCCGTCGTCACCGCGCTGTGGCTGGGACCGGCCAACGACGTCGCGCGGGGCTGGCTGACCGCCGGGGGCGAGGAGCCCGCCGGCGCGGTGGCCGCGGTCGTCGCCGACGCGGCCTGGGACGCGCTCCGTGCGCACCTGCGGGCGGACGCGTGA
- a CDS encoding ATP-dependent DNA ligase, whose amino-acid sequence MLLADVVTASAAVAATRARTAKARAIADVLRRAEPGEVGPVTAWLAGDTLQGRFGVGWRTLTRLTSDPAAAPALTVAGVDAVLTVLAAEGGTGSAARRETALSGLMTAATADEQRFLVRLLTGELRQGALEGVVLDAVAAAAGVPADLVRRAAMLSGSLPVTAATALDGGAAALERVRLEVGRPVRPMLAGPGSSLDAALADLGADVTVEYKLDGARIQVHRDGDDVRVWTRTLREVTGAVPELAERVRALPCERAVLDGETLALDDDGAPRAFQDTMSRFGSAGTGADGTAAVLLSPFLFDVLHLDGRDLVDEPLAVRLDALAGLLAADPHAPLRMPGLRRPTPEQAAGVLDAALAAGHEGVVVKALDAPYAAGRRGRAWQKVKPVHTLDLVVLAAEWGYGRRTGRLSNISLGARDPDGGEPVMVGKTFKGMTDELLDWQTQTFPGIAAETAAWGVRLRPELVVEIALDGVQRSPRYPGGVALRFARVVRYRPDKTPAEADDLDAVRSLLAGS is encoded by the coding sequence GTGCTGCTCGCCGACGTCGTCACCGCCTCCGCCGCGGTGGCCGCCACCCGCGCGCGCACGGCCAAGGCACGGGCGATCGCCGACGTCCTGCGGAGGGCCGAGCCCGGTGAGGTCGGGCCGGTGACCGCGTGGCTGGCCGGCGACACGCTGCAGGGCCGGTTCGGGGTCGGCTGGCGGACGCTGACCCGGCTGACGTCCGACCCCGCCGCCGCGCCCGCGCTGACCGTGGCCGGCGTCGACGCCGTCCTCACCGTGCTGGCCGCCGAGGGCGGGACCGGGTCCGCCGCCCGGCGCGAGACCGCGCTGAGCGGGTTGATGACCGCCGCCACCGCCGACGAGCAGCGCTTCCTCGTCCGGCTGCTCACCGGGGAGCTGCGGCAGGGCGCCCTCGAGGGCGTGGTCCTCGACGCGGTGGCCGCGGCGGCCGGCGTGCCCGCCGACCTGGTCCGCCGGGCCGCGATGCTGTCGGGCTCGCTGCCGGTCACCGCGGCCACGGCGCTCGACGGCGGTGCCGCGGCGCTGGAGCGGGTGCGGCTGGAGGTCGGCCGCCCGGTGCGGCCGATGCTGGCCGGCCCGGGCTCCTCGCTCGACGCCGCGCTCGCCGACCTCGGCGCCGACGTCACGGTCGAGTACAAGCTCGACGGGGCGCGCATCCAGGTGCACCGCGACGGGGACGACGTCCGGGTGTGGACCCGCACGCTGCGCGAGGTCACCGGCGCCGTCCCGGAGCTCGCCGAGCGCGTCCGCGCCCTGCCGTGCGAGCGGGCCGTCCTCGACGGCGAGACGCTCGCGCTGGACGACGACGGCGCCCCGCGCGCCTTCCAGGACACGATGAGCCGCTTCGGCAGCGCCGGGACGGGCGCGGACGGGACGGCCGCGGTGCTGCTCAGCCCGTTCCTGTTCGACGTGCTGCACCTCGACGGCCGCGACCTCGTCGACGAGCCGCTGGCCGTCCGCCTCGACGCGCTCGCCGGGCTGCTGGCCGCCGACCCGCACGCACCGCTGCGGATGCCCGGCCTCCGCCGCCCGACGCCAGAGCAGGCCGCCGGGGTGCTCGACGCCGCGCTGGCCGCCGGCCACGAGGGCGTCGTGGTCAAGGCGCTGGACGCGCCCTACGCCGCGGGCAGGAGAGGCCGGGCGTGGCAGAAGGTCAAGCCGGTGCACACCCTCGACCTGGTCGTCCTCGCCGCCGAGTGGGGGTACGGGCGGCGCACCGGGAGGCTGTCGAACATCTCCCTCGGCGCCCGCGACCCCGACGGCGGCGAGCCGGTGATGGTCGGCAAGACGTTCAAGGGCATGACCGACGAGCTGCTCGACTGGCAGACGCAGACCTTCCCCGGGATCGCCGCCGAGACGGCGGCGTGGGGCGTGCGGCTGCGGCCGGAGCTGGTGGTCGAGATCGCCCTGGACGGCGTGCAGCGCAGCCCCCGCTACCCCGGCGGGGTCGCGCTGCGCTTCGCCCGCGTCGTCCGCTACCGGCCGGACAAGACCCCGGCCGAGGCCGACGACCTCGACGCCGTCCGGTCGCTGCTCGCCGGGAGCTGA
- a CDS encoding MFS transporter, translating to MRGRGIDGLPREVGVLAVVAFAVALGFGIVAPAIPLFARSFGVGTTAVGLAVSAFAFFRFVSAFGGGALVERLGERVVLATGLAVVAVTTGLAGLATSFPVFLWLRAAGGVGSAMFTVAALALLLRVAPAASRGRAAATYQGGFILGGIVGPAAGGLLTEVSPRLPFFLYAASLLVAGVVALVLLRPSAIERAAGPAGVPGDPGSGPVPLRSALRSRAYVAALVTNLGVGWVLFGVRNSLVPIYVIEELGRSAAWAGAGLLAGSAAQALALLRSGRLADTWGRRPSLVLGTATGTAALALLALPPATGVFLLSMATYGLAAALLASVPAALVGDVSPVRGGRVVAVFQMSADLGAVAGPLVAGWLTDVASYQVAFAASTAVVAAGLAAALALPRR from the coding sequence GTGCGGGGACGGGGGATCGACGGGCTCCCCCGCGAGGTCGGCGTGCTCGCCGTCGTCGCCTTCGCCGTCGCCCTGGGGTTCGGCATCGTCGCCCCGGCCATCCCGCTGTTCGCCCGGTCCTTCGGCGTCGGGACGACGGCGGTCGGCCTCGCGGTGAGCGCCTTCGCGTTCTTCCGGTTCGTCTCCGCGTTCGGCGGCGGCGCGCTGGTCGAGCGCCTCGGGGAGCGCGTCGTCCTCGCCACCGGGCTGGCGGTCGTCGCGGTCACCACCGGCCTGGCCGGGCTGGCCACCTCGTTCCCCGTCTTCCTGTGGCTGCGCGCCGCCGGCGGGGTCGGCAGCGCGATGTTCACCGTGGCCGCGCTGGCGCTGCTGCTGCGGGTGGCGCCCGCGGCCTCCCGGGGCCGGGCCGCCGCCACCTACCAGGGCGGCTTCATCCTGGGCGGCATCGTGGGACCCGCGGCCGGTGGCCTGCTCACCGAGGTCTCCCCGCGGCTGCCCTTCTTCCTCTACGCGGCGTCCCTGCTGGTCGCCGGCGTGGTGGCGCTGGTCCTGCTGCGCCCGTCGGCGATCGAGCGGGCCGCGGGTCCCGCCGGGGTCCCCGGCGACCCCGGCTCCGGCCCGGTCCCGCTGCGGTCGGCCCTGCGCTCGCGCGCCTACGTCGCGGCGCTGGTCACCAACCTCGGCGTCGGCTGGGTGCTGTTCGGCGTCCGCAACTCGCTGGTCCCGATCTACGTCATCGAGGAGCTGGGCCGCAGCGCGGCCTGGGCCGGCGCCGGCCTGCTGGCCGGCTCGGCGGCACAGGCGCTGGCGCTGCTGCGCTCGGGCCGGCTGGCCGACACCTGGGGACGGCGGCCGAGCCTGGTGCTCGGGACGGCGACCGGCACGGCCGCGCTGGCGCTCCTGGCGCTGCCCCCGGCGACCGGCGTGTTCCTGCTGTCGATGGCGACCTACGGACTGGCCGCCGCGCTGCTGGCCAGCGTGCCCGCGGCGCTGGTCGGCGACGTGAGCCCGGTGCGGGGCGGCCGGGTGGTGGCGGTGTTCCAGATGTCGGCCGACCTCGGGGCCGTGGCCGGTCCGCTGGTGGCCGGCTGGCTCACCGACGTGGCCTCCTACCAGGTCGCGTTCGCGGCCAGCACCGCCGTGGTGGCCGCCGGCCTGGCCGCGGCGCTCGCGCTGCCGCGCCGCTGA
- a CDS encoding alpha/beta hydrolase, with the protein MLTRRGLLLATGRVAGAALLAGCGIQVPGAPPAAGDAATLTARPGAAPGAPPPPPGTRPLGLEQTRDALLHVPAAGVTGPVPLVVVLHGAGGDAESGLALLRPLADERGLLLLAPASRESTWDAVVRGYGPDVAGVDRALAAVSGTVPVDAARVAVAGFSDGASYALGLGLANGELFRRVVAFSPGFVPPGPRTGRPPVFVSHGTADEVLPIDRTSREVVPELRDDGYDVTYREFDGGHVVPPEAAREAVDRLGG; encoded by the coding sequence GTGCTCACCCGTCGCGGCCTGCTGCTCGCGACCGGCCGGGTCGCCGGCGCCGCACTGCTGGCCGGGTGCGGGATCCAGGTGCCGGGCGCCCCGCCCGCGGCCGGGGACGCGGCCACCCTGACCGCGCGCCCGGGAGCCGCGCCCGGCGCGCCGCCCCCGCCGCCGGGCACCCGCCCGCTCGGCCTCGAGCAGACCCGCGACGCGCTGCTGCACGTGCCGGCCGCGGGGGTGACCGGGCCGGTGCCGCTGGTCGTCGTCCTGCACGGCGCGGGAGGGGACGCGGAGTCCGGGCTCGCGCTGCTGCGGCCGCTCGCCGACGAGCGGGGGCTGCTGCTCCTCGCGCCCGCCTCCCGGGAGTCGACCTGGGACGCCGTCGTCCGGGGCTACGGCCCCGACGTGGCCGGCGTCGACCGGGCGCTGGCGGCGGTCTCCGGCACCGTCCCGGTCGACGCCGCGCGGGTCGCCGTCGCCGGCTTCTCCGACGGCGCGTCCTACGCCCTCGGCCTGGGACTGGCCAACGGCGAGCTGTTCCGCCGGGTCGTCGCCTTCTCCCCGGGCTTCGTGCCCCCGGGGCCGCGCACCGGGCGGCCGCCGGTCTTCGTCTCCCACGGCACCGCCGACGAGGTCCTGCCGATCGACCGCACCAGCCGCGAGGTCGTCCCCGAGCTCCGCGACGACGGGTACGACGTCACCTACCGGGAGTTCGACGGCGGCCATGTGGTGCCGCCGGAGGCGGCCCGGGAGGCGGTCGACCGGCTCGGGGGCTGA
- a CDS encoding YihY/virulence factor BrkB family protein, protein MAEARGVGAATGTPVGSARPRPDDTVTDGAVPDEAAPHDAGPHGAGPHDAVSPHRIPPRGWWRVVRRAVRHSFDERLMALIAAVAFFAILSIAPVLVTALSIYGAVTTPTEALEQLSAVAGMLPTDLEPLVAEQLTTITAASGQVLTWRGLAGLAAALWTATTAATYLVDALTLAYHEEETRSFLRRSGLGLVLVLGGAVLLGALITVAGLVSEALDGAPGPVRAVAPVAVWLGMALLMATVLAVLYRCAPDRKDARWRWISGGAVLTTVLWLATSAALFAYVQSLGNYQATYGSLAGVAISMAWLWLSVFLVVLGAVVNAEAERQTSRDSTVGPERPLGERGAVVADSAPPYPEER, encoded by the coding sequence ATGGCGGAGGCGCGCGGCGTCGGGGCCGCGACGGGGACACCGGTGGGGTCGGCACGCCCCCGGCCGGACGACACGGTGACCGACGGCGCGGTGCCGGACGAGGCAGCGCCGCACGACGCGGGGCCGCACGGGGCGGGGCCGCACGACGCGGTCTCGCCGCACCGGATCCCGCCGCGGGGCTGGTGGCGGGTCGTCCGGCGCGCCGTCCGGCACTCGTTCGACGAGCGGCTCATGGCGCTGATCGCCGCGGTGGCCTTCTTCGCGATCCTGTCGATCGCCCCGGTGCTGGTGACGGCGCTGTCGATCTACGGCGCGGTCACCACGCCGACGGAGGCGCTCGAGCAGCTGTCGGCGGTGGCCGGCATGCTCCCCACCGACCTCGAACCCCTGGTCGCCGAGCAGCTGACCACCATCACGGCCGCCTCCGGCCAGGTGCTCACCTGGCGCGGCCTGGCCGGGCTGGCGGCGGCGCTGTGGACGGCGACCACCGCGGCCACCTACCTCGTCGACGCGCTGACCCTCGCCTACCACGAGGAGGAGACCCGCAGCTTCCTGCGCCGCAGCGGGCTCGGGCTGGTGCTGGTGCTCGGCGGTGCGGTGCTGCTGGGTGCGTTGATCACCGTGGCGGGCCTGGTGTCGGAGGCACTCGACGGCGCGCCCGGCCCGGTCCGGGCCGTCGCGCCGGTGGCCGTCTGGCTGGGCATGGCCCTGCTGATGGCGACGGTGCTCGCCGTCCTCTACCGCTGCGCCCCCGACCGGAAGGACGCGCGCTGGCGGTGGATCAGTGGCGGCGCGGTGCTCACGACGGTGCTGTGGCTGGCGACGTCGGCGGCGCTGTTCGCCTACGTGCAGAGCCTCGGCAACTACCAGGCCACCTATGGCTCGCTGGCCGGCGTGGCGATCAGCATGGCGTGGCTGTGGCTCAGCGTGTTCCTGGTCGTCCTGGGCGCGGTGGTCAACGCCGAGGCCGAGCGGCAGACGTCCCGGGACTCCACGGTCGGGCCCGAGCGGCCGCTGGGCGAGCGGGGCGCCGTCGTCGCCGACAGCGCCCCGCCCTACCCGGAGGAGCGGTGA
- a CDS encoding PspC domain-containing protein translates to MTSTPFPTPETVSPQAVPPQAVPPRTGRPQLRRSRSDAVLGGVSGGLAAHTGTDPVLWRVAFVGLTVAGGVGALLYLLLWVLVPQEPLGPGETARPVDRFVDDLHVRLAGPTARRD, encoded by the coding sequence ATGACATCGACCCCCTTCCCCACCCCTGAGACCGTCTCCCCGCAGGCCGTCCCGCCGCAGGCCGTCCCCCCGCGGACGGGGCGGCCCCAGCTCCGGCGCAGCCGCTCCGACGCGGTGCTCGGCGGCGTCAGCGGCGGCCTGGCCGCGCACACCGGCACCGACCCCGTGCTCTGGCGGGTGGCGTTCGTCGGGCTCACCGTCGCCGGTGGTGTCGGCGCCCTGCTGTACCTGCTGCTGTGGGTGCTCGTGCCGCAGGAGCCGCTCGGCCCCGGCGAGACCGCCCGCCCGGTCGACCGGTTCGTCGACGACCTGCACGTCCGGCTCGCCGGTCCCACGGCCCGGCGGGACTGA
- the dhaM gene encoding dihydroxyacetone kinase phosphoryl donor subunit DhaM, translating into MTVGLVVVSHSRALAEAAVELARGMLPGRELAVGVAAGDVDGGLGTDATAIADAVTAADGGDGVVVLMDLGSAVLSAETALEFLDDDQRARVVLSPAPLVEGLVGAAVVAASGASRDRVAAEALQGLAPKQAHLAG; encoded by the coding sequence GTGACCGTCGGGCTGGTGGTCGTCTCGCACAGCCGCGCGCTGGCCGAGGCGGCGGTGGAGCTGGCGCGCGGCATGCTGCCCGGCCGCGAGCTCGCCGTCGGCGTCGCGGCCGGCGACGTCGACGGCGGACTGGGCACCGACGCGACCGCGATCGCCGACGCGGTCACCGCCGCGGACGGCGGGGACGGCGTCGTCGTGCTCATGGACCTCGGCAGCGCCGTCCTGTCGGCCGAGACCGCGCTGGAGTTCCTCGACGACGACCAGCGGGCGCGGGTGGTGCTCTCCCCCGCGCCGCTGGTCGAGGGCCTGGTCGGCGCCGCGGTGGTCGCGGCCTCCGGCGCGTCCCGGGACCGGGTGGCCGCCGAGGCGCTGCAGGGCCTGGCGCCCAAGCAGGCGCACCTGGCCGGCTGA